One Mya arenaria isolate MELC-2E11 chromosome 7, ASM2691426v1 genomic window carries:
- the LOC128239899 gene encoding short-chain collagen C4-like, with product MEGIFAKFLLIVYAILVSSAGSDVVKRVLLHTDVDVVNELNRLTSEVASLTQSLSSLTQRLDMQDHEIAALKSTASSSIYTRWGRTTCPGNGSSLVYKGYMAGTSLDDHSAHGEGSNYFCLSDTPIWDHYSEGVDNGIFLSGVEYAFHPHFQSSSLSQFFGSNIVQGEAPCAICKVIRETSVMIPGRKDCYPGWTKEYSGYLVGGYPGYGDSSELVCLDRRPEILLDDGKFQGENLLYFVEAHCNGGLTCPPYVNGREISCVVCSN from the exons ATGGAAGGAATATTCGCAAAGTTTCTTTTAATCGTCTATGCCATACTGGTCTCAAGTGCCGGAAGTGACGTTGTCAAACGCGTGCTGCTGCACACTGACGTAGATGTTGTCAATGAGCTGAATAGACTGACGTCGGAGGTGGCATCACTCACTCAAAGTCTCTCATCTCTCACACAGCGTCTTGACATGCAGGACCATGAGATTGCTGCCTTGAAATCTACAG CCAGCAGTTCGATTTACACAAGATGGGGGCGAACTACTTGTCCAGGAAATGGCTCATCTCTTGTATACAAAG gTTACATGGCAGGGACATCCTTGGATGATCACTCAGCGCACGGCGAAGGTTCCAACTATTTTTGCCTGAGTGATACACCAATATGGGACCACTACAGTGAAGGAGTGGACAACGGCATCTTTTTATCTGGAGTCGAATACGCTTTCCATCCACACTTTCAATCTTCGTCCCTATCACAGTTTTTTGGCTCCAATATCGTACAAGGAGAGGCGCCCTGTGCAATTTGCAAGGTCATCAGAGAAACATCAGTTATGATTCCGGGCCGAAAAGACTGCTACCCGGGATGGACCAAAGAATATTCTGGCTATCTTGTAGGTGGATATCCGGGCTATGGCGACTCTAGTGAACTCGTTTGCCTCGACAGACGTCCAGAGATCCTGCTTGATGATGGTAAATTTCAAGGTGAAAACTTGTTGTATTTTGTCGAGGCGCACTGCAATGGCGGTCTTACATGTCCACCGTACGTGAATGGAAGAGAGATTTCCTGCGTTGTCTGTTCAAACTAA